The following are encoded together in the Thunnus thynnus chromosome 15, fThuThy2.1, whole genome shotgun sequence genome:
- the polr1h gene encoding DNA-directed RNA polymerase I subunit RPA12, with protein sequence MSCFGGDPNFCPECGNVLPLPGIQDTVRCPRCSFCIPVAEFSGQEIRSTVIFNPVEQSSVALEDEEDSELKGPVIDRRCSRCNKEGMIYHTRQMRSADEGQTVFFTCIHCRYQEKEDS encoded by the exons ATGTCATGTTTTGGTGGTGATCCCAACTTCTGCCCAGAGTGTGGGAACGTCCTTCCTCTCCCAGGGATACAGGACACTGTCCGCTGCCCCCGCTGCTCCTTCTGTATCCCTGTAGCAG AGTTCTCAGGCCAGGAAATACGCTCTACGGTCATCTTTAACCCTGTGGAGCAGTCATCAGTGGCtctggaggatgaggaggactCAGAACTGAAGGGACCTGTG ATCGACAGACGCTGCTCTCGCTGTAATAAAGAAGGGATGATTTACCACACTAGGCAGATGAGATCTGCAGACGAAGGCCAGACTGTCTTCTTCACCTGTATACACTGCAG ATATCAAGAGAAGGAGGACTCCTGA